CCGAAGAACAGGCCGGGTGCGACGAGCGGCGCGCCGAAGTCCATGGTGCGCCGGAAGCCCCACCCCTTCTTCCGTTGAAAGAACCAGATGGCGAGGATAGACCCCAGCAACCCGCCATGAAAGCTCATGCCACCCTCCCAGACGCGAAAGAACATCAGCGGATCGTCGAGGAAGCGGCCGAGATTGTAGAACAGGATGTAACCGATCCTGCCGCCGAGTACCACCCCGAGCATACCGTAGAACAGCATGTCGCCAATGTCTTCGGGGGACGCCACGGTATCCGCCCGACGCGCACGAATCCTGCCGAGCCACCAGAAGGCCAGGAAGCCCAGCAGATACATCAACCCGTACCAGTGAATCTTGAGCGGACCGATGCTGAGCGCAACGGGGTCGATCTCGGGGTAGGTGAGCATGGCGTGATATGGTATCACGCGGGCCAGGACGCACACCGTCCTTGTCGCCCGCGATTTCGGCGGCTAATCCGCCGGCGGATTAGCCGATAACGGGGCCGCCGAGGTGCGGCCCCGCTGCCCTAATGGTGGAATCCGTTGAGTTCGTTGTGCAACGCTCGGAATTCCTCGGTCAGCTTGTGATTGGGCGCGTAGTGCACCAGCGGCATCGATTCACTGTGCGACTCCCGGACCTTGACCGACGGCGAGATTCGCGATTCGAGGATGGGGTGCTCCTCGGCGATCAACTCGTCCACCAGCCGTTGCGGCAGATTGGCGCGGCTCTGGAACTGATTGACGACGATTCCGTCGATCTTGAGCGTCTTGTTGTGGTCTTCCCGCACCTCTGCGATGGACTCGATGAGCGTATACAGGGCCTCACGCGAGAACGCATCGCAATCGAACGGTATCAGGCAGGAGTCCGCCGCGATCAGCGCCGAGCGGCTGTAAAAGTTCAGTATCGGCGGGGTGTCGATATAGATGGTGTCGAAATCGTCCAGGGCCGAGAGCGCCTCCTTCAACTTGTAGATCTTGTAGCGGGACTCCAGCCTTCCCTGCAAAGGCTCAAGATCGGGGTGGGACGGGATCAGGTAAAGATTCGGAAACGGTGTCTCGTGAATGATGCCGCCCACCGTCGGCCCCTGAGCCTTGCCGAACGGGTTCAAGCTGAGCGTCGTCTTGAAGAAGTGCGCGATCGTCAGATCGGGATTGTCGATCTTCCTGCCCATCAGGTACTGCGTCGCGTTTCCCTGAATGTCCAGATCGAGCACCAGCGTCTGCTTGCCCTCCGCGGCGCCGATGGCCGCCAGGTTGCACACAATGGTTGATTTCCCGACGCCGCCCTTCTGGTTGAACACAACCCTACGCATGTCACTACCCTCCCAACAGCATGTGGTGAAGAACATTCGCGAGATGCGGATCGCCGCCGGCGGGGTTACTCGTAGCGGTCCACATTATCGATTTCTCGCCGGATAGACCCTCAACCGCGCCATTCATCGGTATGGAATCCCGGTGGTCACGGTGATTCGCAGCCTGATGATATAACAAACAATGGTATACGGCGTGTTTTTTCCAAATAAGATTCATATTTCAGTCGCAGACCCGTGAAGACAGGTCACCGACAATCCGGGGTTCAGACCACGCGAGCCACGATGCATTTGAGATAGGCCGACTCGGGGATGGCCGGATGAACGGGATGGTCCGGGGACTGGGTTCCTGTGGCGATGATCTGCAACCTGCGTCCCACCGACCGGCACGCCTCGCGAATCTGTCGGACCAGGGCATCGTGACCGAGATGAAAGGAGCAGGAGCACGACACCAGGATCCCGTCGCGCTCGATCAGTCGCACCCCGGCCCGGTTGATTCGGCGGTAGGCCTGGATACCGTTCTTCGCGTCCCGTTTGCGCTTGATGAACGCCGGCGGGTCCAGCACCACGACGCCGAATCGCTCCCCCGCCTCCGCCAGCGACCGCAGCGCCTGGAATGCCTCGTCCCGGCGCACCTCCACGCGTCCGGCCACGGAATTTCGCTCGGCGTTGCGACGCGCCAGATCGACGGCGGAGGCAGACTCGTCCACGCACAACGCGGACTCGGCTCCTCCCCTGACGGCAAGGATCCCCCATGCCCCCACGTAACTGAAGACATCCAGGACCCGGCGCTTCCTGGCAAATCTCGCCACCCTGCCGCGAT
This region of Gammaproteobacteria bacterium genomic DNA includes:
- a CDS encoding ParA family protein: MRRVVFNQKGGVGKSTIVCNLAAIGAAEGKQTLVLDLDIQGNATQYLMGRKIDNPDLTIAHFFKTTLSLNPFGKAQGPTVGGIIHETPFPNLYLIPSHPDLEPLQGRLESRYKIYKLKEALSALDDFDTIYIDTPPILNFYSRSALIAADSCLIPFDCDAFSREALYTLIESIAEVREDHNKTLKIDGIVVNQFQSRANLPQRLVDELIAEEHPILESRISPSVKVRESHSESMPLVHYAPNHKLTEEFRALHNELNGFHH
- the lgt gene encoding prolipoprotein diacylglyceryl transferase, whose protein sequence is MLTYPEIDPVALSIGPLKIHWYGLMYLLGFLAFWWLGRIRARRADTVASPEDIGDMLFYGMLGVVLGGRIGYILFYNLGRFLDDPLMFFRVWEGGMSFHGGLLGSILAIWFFQRKKGWGFRRTMDFGAPLVAPGLFFGRIGNFINGELWGRVTDSPIGMVFPGAGPLPRHPSQLYEAALEGAVLFVLLWVYSSKPRPVGSVSGLFLILYGAFRFAIEFLRLPDEHIGYLAFGWLTMGQVLTLPMIVAGVALMAWARGKPQPSRTP